A section of the Mesotoga sp. UBA6090 genome encodes:
- a CDS encoding glycosidase, producing the protein MIKLKRHPLNPLISPVPQHHWESKYVFNCAVINRDGVFHMLYRAQGEDMVSRIGYAVSLDGLRFNRFEKPVFTPGSQWELYGVEDPRLTELEGKIYMQYTAYSPQGIRISMASTLDFLRWERYGVIIPDIDNKDAALFPKKIRSRYVMFHRIEPEMYLAYSDDLDSWSKFTSIAGPRPGMWDNLRIGVGAPPVETEYGWLVLYHGVENTPRPTYRLGFMVLDLENPEKVIKRSDEPILEPEEEWEIFGGVPNVVFSDAMVEHEDNYFIYYGAADNHIAVATIEKETVLDWIRS; encoded by the coding sequence GTGATCAAACTGAAAAGACATCCGTTAAATCCTCTGATCTCTCCAGTCCCGCAACATCACTGGGAATCGAAGTATGTTTTCAACTGTGCCGTCATCAATCGTGATGGAGTATTTCACATGCTCTACAGAGCACAGGGCGAGGATATGGTCTCAAGAATTGGATATGCCGTTTCGCTGGATGGCCTCAGATTCAACCGTTTTGAGAAACCCGTCTTCACTCCCGGAAGTCAATGGGAACTCTACGGTGTTGAAGATCCCAGATTGACTGAGCTGGAAGGAAAAATCTATATGCAATACACCGCATACTCACCACAAGGGATTAGAATATCGATGGCTTCGACTCTTGACTTTCTTCGGTGGGAACGTTACGGTGTAATAATTCCAGATATCGACAACAAAGATGCGGCGCTTTTCCCGAAGAAGATTAGGAGTCGCTATGTGATGTTCCATAGAATTGAGCCAGAGATGTACCTGGCATATTCAGATGATTTAGATTCGTGGTCGAAATTTACTTCCATCGCAGGTCCTAGACCGGGTATGTGGGACAACCTGAGAATTGGAGTGGGCGCACCCCCAGTTGAGACCGAATACGGATGGCTTGTACTTTACCATGGTGTGGAAAATACCCCTAGACCCACTTATAGACTCGGCTTTATGGTTCTGGATTTAGAAAACCCCGAGAAAGTTATAAAAAGAAGTGATGAACCAATTCTTGAACCTGAAGAAGAATGGGAAATCTTCGGAGGTGTTCCCAACGTTGTTTTCTCCGACGCTATGGTTGAGCATGAAGATAACTATTTCATCTATTACGGAGCGGCAGATAACCATATTGCCGTCGCAACAATTGAGAAAGAGACTGTGTTGGACTGGATAAGGAGTTGA
- a CDS encoding glycoside hydrolase family 130 protein has protein sequence MKRPLTLVFLFLVSLACAVSIKFESLYNIERASNLPLLMSQGIDWESKAVFNPTAIVVDSTVYLLYRSEDWTGTGRWNGTSRIGMAKSEDGFEFSRQDLPLITPTEPYEIPGGCEDPRIVKIEDLYILTYTGYDGGKARLCIATSTDFVEWEKLGPVFEGDTWSKSGAIVPAKIDGKYFMYFGDSSIKLAYSTDLKNWTIYPRPVMEPRPGNFDSRLIEPGPTPIITDEGILLIYNSADFSTIYRPGAALFDIDNPRKLVKRTDKPLVEPELSWEKQGQVPNVIFIEGAVVIEEKLILYYGAADTYIGAFVVDLSI, from the coding sequence ATGAAAAGACCATTGACATTAGTATTTCTCTTCCTGGTTTCATTGGCATGTGCAGTCTCTATAAAGTTTGAATCGCTTTATAATATTGAAAGAGCTTCCAATCTTCCTTTGCTGATGTCACAAGGTATTGATTGGGAGAGCAAGGCTGTATTCAATCCGACTGCCATAGTTGTGGATTCTACAGTGTATCTACTGTACAGATCTGAAGACTGGACGGGAACAGGTAGATGGAACGGCACATCCAGGATCGGCATGGCCAAGTCGGAAGATGGATTTGAATTCTCAAGGCAAGATCTTCCCCTGATAACTCCTACTGAACCATACGAGATCCCAGGCGGATGTGAAGATCCTCGTATAGTGAAGATTGAAGACCTCTATATACTCACTTACACAGGATATGACGGTGGGAAAGCGAGACTGTGCATCGCCACATCAACAGATTTTGTTGAATGGGAAAAGCTGGGACCAGTCTTTGAAGGTGATACTTGGTCAAAGTCCGGTGCGATTGTACCTGCAAAGATTGATGGTAAGTATTTCATGTATTTCGGCGATTCCTCTATTAAGCTCGCCTATTCAACGGACTTGAAGAACTGGACTATCTATCCCCGACCAGTAATGGAACCAAGACCAGGAAACTTTGACAGCAGGTTGATAGAGCCAGGCCCAACTCCAATAATCACTGATGAGGGAATATTGCTGATCTATAACAGCGCGGATTTTTCGACGATCTACAGACCCGGAGCTGCCCTATTCGATATTGATAATCCCAGGAAACTTGTAAAAAGGACTGATAAACCTCTTGTTGAGCCGGAACTTTCCTGGGAAAAGCAAGGTCAAGTTCCGAACGTAATTTTCATTGAAGGGGCGGTAGTCATAGAAGAAAAACTGATTCTTTACTATGGAGCTGCTGACACTTACATTGGTGCGTTCGTTGTCGATCTGAGCATCTGA